In Anabrus simplex isolate iqAnaSimp1 chromosome 12, ASM4041472v1, whole genome shotgun sequence, a genomic segment contains:
- the LOC136884081 gene encoding uncharacterized protein gives MPQHILPKSLFKLTLRNVEILVKRSCVNIELKYGNYDSEDCRQAIYHLQQYLLSNIPGMVLDEVCEERRYNETHEFPSKFRDVRILLALYMHNNMRVFNIGDSRLSVDDQFWMMNISRLHNLVVLDLHLTCTDEILEVVGKTCSKLEQINIVSRLEPERVVLKGDTFNALKLRFFISDVGLRHLSQCKLLKKVTMNKMLRSQFGGRMMTDDGIRYLIKSLPCIEFVSYDDMGMVIDSGMEDIDFLPLTYLSDHHPNARHIQVASRLCKNLHHLCLHIPNQEGDRFANVPDILNALAESDLRLSDLELLHFPCSKELFNFLRKKGCHLKSLYLQTPDLLCANTLRVIGETCPGLQALKLLDTCYGTVQLSETLERQNSYTTEALFCNLRYCWLADMMCKPDVILPMCLKHAKLLETLTLVVFSDCMCLDDAIAQITSINPLTELKTASFFRGCCLSFGTVQYFLNHCPKLSFLTFPKCPDMTHKDIIKIYGDIKQNNFDLHVEVQEPGEPVP, from the coding sequence ATGCCGCAGCATATATTACCAAAAAGTCTTTTCAAACTTACGTTACGAAATGTTGAGATTTTGGTGAAAAGATCTTGTGTCAATATTGAGTTAAAATATGGAAATTATGACTCTGAAGACTGCAGGCAAGCAATTTACCATCTTCAACAATATCTCCTGTCCAACATACCTGGTATGGTGTTAGACGAGGTGTGTGAAGAAAGGCGATATAATGAAACCCatgaatttcctagtaagttccggGATGTGAGGATATTGTTAGCTTTGTACATGCACAATAACATGAGAGTGTTTAACATAGGTGATTCAAGACTCTCTGTCGATGATCAGTTTTGGATGATGAATATTTCCAGGTTGCATAATCTTGTTGTTCTAGACTTGCATCTGACTTGTACAGATGAAATACTGGAAGTTGTTGGTAAGACATGTTCAAAGTTGGAGCAGATCAACATTGTGTCTCGATTAGAACCAGAACGAGTGGTTTTGAAAGGTGATACTTTTAATGCATTAAAGTTAAGATTCTTTATTTCAGATGTAGGTTTGAGACACCTATCACAGTGCAAACTTTTAAAGAAGGTGACTATGAATAAAATGTTAAGAAGTCAGTTTGGTGGTAGAATGATGACTGATGATGGAATTCGTTATTTGATCAAATCATTGCCATGTATAGAATTTGTCTCATATGATGATATGGGTATGGTAATTGATTCAGGTATGGAGGATATTGATTTCTTACCATTGACTTATCTAAGTGATCACCATCCTAATGCAAGACATATCCAAGTAGCATCAAGACTGTGTAAAAACTTGCACCATCTTTGTCTTCACATACCCAATCAAGAAGGTGATAGATTTGCAAATGTTCCAGATATTTTAAATGCTTTAGCTGAAAGTGATCTTCGGTTATCTGACTTAGAATTGTTGCATTTTCCTTGTAGCAAAGAACTCTTCAATTTTTTAAGAAAGAAAGGTTGTCACCTAAAAAGTCTGTATTTACAAACACCTGATTTGTTGTGTGCAAACACTTTACGTGTAATTGGTGAGACTTGTCCAGGTTTGCAGGCCCTTAAACTATTGGACACTTGTTATGGTACAGTACAATTATCAGAAACTCTTGAGCGTCAGAATTCTTATACTACTGAAGCTTTGTTTTGCAATCTTCGATACTGTTGGCTTGCAGATATGATGTGCAAACCAGATGTGATATTACCTATGTGTCTTAAGCATGCAAAGCTCTTGGAAACACTGACATTAGTAGTATTCTCTGACTGTATGTGTTTAGATGATGCTATTGCACAAATCACAAGCATCAATCCCCTCACAGAGCTGAAAACTGCCAGTTTTTTCCGAGGTTGTTGCCTTTCCTTTGGAACAGTTCAATATTTTCTTAACCATTGTCCTAAACTGTCATTTTTGACTTTCCCTAAATGTCCTGATATGACACACAAAGACATAATCAAAATTTATGGAgacattaaacaaaataactttgaTTTGCATGTAGAAGTACAAGAACCTGGAGAGCCAGTTCCCTAA